TTGTGtttcacaaataataataaagccaTGATCTCTGTTTCTTAAGCAAGATGCAGTTGAGGTATTAGACATCCCCCATATGAAAGTCGATGAGTAAACTCAAAGTACTTACATTTATCTTGCTTTCTTTAGATTCtgatagtaattttttttaaaatctgatttaaaaatattttaagaatctaCCTCCAGGTTTTGTGTATATTCACAAAGGCATCTCTAAGTGGAAAGATAGGCATGTATATTAAGAATTAGATATGAACAAAACAAATTAGTTCCCTGTTCTATTTGTAGAAATGTTCTTTGTACCTCAGAAAACACTCATTCTCTTTTAATATGAGAATCTTTCTACTAAGACAGACcgtggtttcttaaaaaaaaaaaaaaaattcacaacaggaaaaaaaaggacaACATCCTTCATTCACTTTGCAGCATTTTATTGGATTAGAAAATGTAGATAATCGTCAGGACACATCTTCTATGGCTCCCAGGTGTATGAGCACAGATGTTGCAACATTAAGATTTGAAGTTAGCTCTACCaaaatatggatttttaaaagaaggaaaatattcagCAGAAGTTCATGCTGATACAGTTACACAATAGCACAATGGACATCTCTGTGGGACACAGGAACAACAAATTTTCAACAGGCAGAGAGTGAGGTTTCACATATGGTGGCTCTACTCATACTGCCACACTGCCTCCTTCTAAATGAGGCCAGGTTTATGCTCTCCCAGCAGGATCTGCAACGATTTAAATCTAGAGAAATCACACCCTTTAGGCTGATAACTAAATGGGAGAGAGGTGCAGGAGATGCTTACTAAGAAGGGTATCacgtttttatataaaatatcaattatttttataGCAATTAATTAGTACAATGTGGAAGAGCAACACTCTACCTGTTTATTTAAGGCTGACCAAAGTTGTTTGGGAACTTCAAGTGTACTATGTCCTTTGGACTTCTTAGGGGAAAGATGAAATGGACAGGAATGCAGGTAAATTGCTATGTGTGAGCCAGTgagaagcatgattttttttgttttgttttaatgcgTACACTTTGGCAACTGACCAGCAGGACCAGCAAGCATGTGCAGTGGAAGCCATGGCATTCACCCTGACTATGTGATTGCTGGCAAATACTTTGACTTGTAAGGATTTCCACTTCTAAGGTAGTAATCAGAAACAGGGATGCGATAATAAAATTATAAGCTACAATTTATTTAACTGTCGAAGCATGCCAACTCGGAAGGACAGATGCTTGTTGAAAGGACACTGATAACACTGCTAGCGATCATCAACAATGCACTCAGAACTGAAATAGGAGGATGTTCCTACTTATTTTATTCTGCTGGTAAAAAAGCAGAGGCTCTTAGGCCTGGCACAAAGGTGTCCAGTTTAATCACATTCTACATTTGGACCTATTAAGAATGGTATCCCTAACTTTCCCTAAAGAAACATGAGTGAGAAGATATGCCATTCCGCTTAACTTCAGTTTATACAAACTCTACTCAGAACCAGtctttccaccaccaccaccatcatcatcatcatcatcaccctcaccaccatcaccttcttcctccacctcatcctcttcttcctcctcatcctctcctccatcatcatcatcatcatcatcatcatcatcatcatcatcatcatcatcatcatcatcatcatcatcatcttttttaagtatacagctccTCTGGCCACTGTTGCATTTTTCAATGAATACGTAATAAGCCAGCCACGTACTCTTCTGCTGCTACCAGTCCAACCTGTTAGGGGTTTATCTTGTCTATAGGACACCAGTTCACCCCTCCCAGTGTTTTCCATTATTGATGCCATCCCAACATGACTTCCCGTGCCGTTTTGTCTCTCCTTGGAGAGTCCCGTCTGTGCCAGCAATGTAGCCTCCTGTCAGGTTGCTAACACGGAGGCATCAGTAGCCAGTATGTGCTGTGCCAATGATAACCAGAGTAGTCAGGTTTGCTTTTGACTTGTTAAAAACATTATGTAAAATTGAATAATCAATCCTGCTCAGAACTGGCCTGGGTTTCTTCTGGGGATCTTCCATCTTGAATAACAGACCAACTTCCTGGAACCCCCCATTTCGGAGACCCcgtgtttcttctttttcagtgAGGCCAGCTGAGCAAGGCTGTGATTCTCATCTTAGCAGCATCCTCAGTCAGTCCCCGAAGGGCACTTTCACTCCAGTGACTTTTCTTCTCGTATGTCATCTCTTTCTAACCTGACTTCCTGGCCAGAAAATGTCAACTTAAaactttgttttaagataaattcTAAATGAAGAGGCTGGTCCCAGTTCAGGCTTTAGGCAGATTCTGAAACGTCTCCTGGAGCTCCTTCTATGTGTTAAATACACTGAACATAAAAGTATAAAGTTTATTCTAAATTCTAAATTAATACGATTTTTAAAATGGTGAACTTTTTTATGTTTCACATTCAAATGAAAATTCATTTCATTCAAATGAAATGAATACGTAGGAAGTCTTTTCATGTTCAATGATAACACTGGTTTACATAGTGTgcctttagtgtgtgtgtgtgtgtgtgtgtgtgtgtgtgtaaatatagaCTCTGTCCAAACCTTCTAGTCAGCTGTGATTGCCTTGTCTTTTAAGATAAAAAAGTTGATTTTACATAGTATAAGAATTTGATGACATCTTTCTGTATTCCTGACATTTGTTCAGAGTGAGGCTTCTAATCAGGTGCCAAACATCTGTCACTGCCACCTTCTCACTGCAGCCACACCTGTGTCTTCATCATAGAGTCTCCAGTGATCATTGGGCCTCACATGTAGACAACACTCCACTAGTTGGGCATCCCTCATTTCCCGAAGAATCATGCTCTTGAAGGATGTATGTAAGCTTAAGTGAATGTCAGGATCAGGCTTGCAGTTGAGGACCAGCTCATGCCTGTCTGAAGACATCCCTCAGAACCCTCTAGCATCCAACTACATCCTGCATCCTCTTTGTCCTGCTTCATCTCCTCCCCTTTATTAATCTCCATATTTCATTTACAATTAAATTTGTTTCAAGTCTAGGTTAGTCCGGCCCTGGCCCAAGGCAGGTGATTCTACAACTGTGTGACTTATGGAAGtaattttcaaaatcaaaaagATCTGTCTGAATTCTAACTCCAAATGCTAAGCTTGTTCCTTTCTGAAATATTAGAGTTCTGAAACTCTGTATTTAAAGTACCCGAGTTCTTATCATGAGTAATGAAAAGATtaacttttatttgcatttaaatctaatattttatgatatatattatcCTTAAGTGTTCCATAAAATTAACTTCCTCTAAAGACAGCAAGTATAAATTATTAACATTTGGTGACACTGTATTTAGATTACTCTCCAAGATGTTTTATAAGGCTGAATTGCAATTTTCAGAAAGATAAAATCATGACCATCATACAAAATTAAATGTcagcaaagtattttatttaaatcattcattaataaagaaagcagaactatattaaaatcatatcaaGAGAACACTTGAAgaatatacacatgtgcatacacatacacacacacacacatatattctataACCTCTATAATTAAGTAAAGGCAAATGGATATGTATATGCACTATGGTTATATCCAtagtacatttaaaattatgaattctGAATATTTCCCTACAAACAAAACTCAGGAGCACTGACATTTTCAGAGTGGTTAATGtcaaaaaggacaaagaaagacaTCCCCCTTCCCACCACGGACAAGTCATTGTCATTGTtatgaaaaattcatttttattattatatttcctgTACACCAAGTTCTGTAGCTATGTAAAACAGTCCATTAAATAGAAAGTCTGGCTGTTTACTTCCTGCGACTGTGGAGCGAGTAGTATCGTATCGGTGAGGATGGCCCTGGAGACGGTGCCGAAGGACCTGCGGCATCTGCGGGCTTGTTTGCTGTGCTCGTTAGTCAAGACTATAGACCAGTTTGAATATGATGGGTGTGACAACTGCGATGCATACCTACAAATGAAAGGCAACAGAGAGATGGTTTATGACTGCACCAGCTCTTCCTTTGATGGAATCATTGCAATGATGAGTCCAGAGGACAGCTGGGTCTCCAAGTGGCAGCGAGTCAGTAACTTTAAGCCAGGTGTATATGCTGTATCCGTCACTGGTCGCCTGCCCCAAGGAATCGTGCGGGAGCTGAAAAGTCGAGGAGTGGCCTACAAATCCAGAGATACAGCAATAAAGACCTNNNNNNNNNNNNNNNNNNNNNNNNNNNNNNNNNNNNNNNNNNNNNNNNNNNNNNNNNNNNNNNNNNNNNNNNNNNNNNNNNNNNNNNNNNNNNNNNNNNNNNNNNNNNNNNNNNNNNNNNNNNNNNNNNNNNNNNNNNNNNNNNNNNNNNNNNNNNNNNNNNNNNNNNNNNNNNNNNNNNNNNNNNNNNNNNNNNNNNNNNNNNNNNNNNNNNNNNNNNNNNNNNNNNNNNNNNNNNNNNNNNNNNNNNNNNNNNNNNNNNNNNNNNNNNNNNNNNNNNNNNNNNNNNNNNNNNNNNNNNNNNNNNNNNNNNNNNNNNNNNNNNNNNNNNNNNNNNNNNNNNNNNNNNNNNNNNNNNNNNNNNNNNNNNNNNNNNNNNNNNNNNNNNNNNNNNNNNNNNNNNNNNNNNNNNNNNNNNNNNNNNNNNNNNNNNNNNNNNNNNNNNNNNNNNaaaaaaaaaaaaaaaaaaaaaaaaaaaaaaaaaaaaaaaaaaaagaaagtctgaaaAATCCTAGCACATGAACCTAGCATTAGATTATCCCACACAGAGAACTGGGTGACAGCTCAGCATCCCAATGAAATGATACCAGAAATGCATCTCTCTGGCCCACTGTCAAATATTAGGCAATCTCTTTCCTAATAGTATACTGAATGTAAAAATTGCTATTTTAACCCTTTCATCCACCTCACTGAATTCATGCTTGCTACCTATTTGATATGCATCCCTGACCATGTTAAAATACTGAGGTCGTATTACATGTTATATCGGGAAAGGACAGTTGCCTCCAAACACATCAGAGCTTGCAGCTTGTGTGTTATTATTTTGTGCCAAGGACAGCTTTTCTCCATATACTGTACTCTATGCTGTACATGACTCTCTGCTGCATATTCTGCTACactgtgcatatatttatatgtgtatacattccTCCAAGATGCCTAGGATATAAAATGTGTTATTAAGCAAAAACTAAATCTCACTAATTAACATAAGATACAATAATCTCTTATTACTTAGGGctcttattatatatttattgaaaatattcccTCTAGACTGAACAAGACAGCGGAATTTATTATACATCACATTTGAGAATGTATACCAAAAGAATTTATGTCAAATAACTTAATGCTTGAGCTTATTAGAGTAGAGTCCTACTTCTGAGTTACTTCTATTCAGCCACCAGTATCTGCTTGTTTCACATGGTATGTCCCTGTGCCAGTAAATCTTCAATGGTTCAAAATTCAGGAGAATTTCTCACAGAATTTATAATTCATTGGAGTCTAAATCTCCTGAGACTTGATGCTATTACACACAGCTAGCCTACTTTATTCGCTTCTATTTAGGAATCACTGCCCAACCTTGATTTTGATCAACTCTCTCCTTATTTCACTACTACTGTAACAGACTTTGATCCAAAACACTGCAGGTTTTTCTGTAATGTTTCAtagtgttgggtttttttcttctgcttttagtttataagtgaatacacataaaataaattctatcaTCGCATCTCGACCAATTAAAACGTTAGTAATTCAGTGTTTAAGAGACGTTAGGGAGTGAAAACATGGAATTTGTATTACCAAGCCCAATATTTATTTCGCAATGAAATGACATGGAAAGTAGACAAGGAAAACCTGACTGTAGGCAACATAGGCAGACAAGGTTCTTATTCTCCCTACTAGCCAGTTCATCTTACTAGTAGCTCCTCACAGCATTTGGGTGCATGGTAACACTACCGGACATATAAATGTTCCCTTTATGTATCCACTTGCTcgctcattcactcattcattcatctgttcaaTATTGATGAAGTATAATCTGTGCCAGAATCTACATGTTAGATGTTGGAACTGATTGAGACAGATAAAGTCACTGATGTGACTGACTTCAGAAGTCTCCAGAGCAGAGGTTGGAGCCCAACTAACAAGGTGTTTATTGTAGGGTTAGTGGGGTCTGCCACTAGGCTCAACGGCTCAGGGCATTTTGACCAGGTCGGTGTCAGGCTATGGGGTAGCAGCAGGACATCGCTCCAGGGGAGGGGAGCACAGTTTGAGGcgcaggacagctggagctggcttGGGGGTTCCTGGGCCTGCAAGgaggttctcaggctcttgggcacaCAGGTGCAGCTGGATGTCTCCTAAGAGCTGAGAACGGAGTGGGGGcccacaggctggatctagcctgggcCGAGGGGAAAAAGGGCGAGAGCTCTGGCTGGTCCGGAGGGGAGAGTCCGCAGATAGGCTTGGGCTTGGCTTGTGGTCACGTGCTCTACCTGTGGAGAGGCACTAAGGGCCACAAATCTATAGAGGGCTGCAGCCTCTTGTCAGGAGCCCGGTATCTAGCCTTAGGTCAGCCAGGAACCAGGCTACTTTTCCTACAGTTTACCCCCCACCAACTTTTCATTTCTTGCATTATAGTCATTTTATAATAACCCCCTCCTTAGCCAATTTCAGAGCTAAGACTGGTATTACATCAATGTTCcctattattaatatattactgTTTCTTTTACATGTCAATCATGTTAATATGTGCTTTGTATATATAGATGCTACAATGATAggtacataaatatttatgaacgTTATATTTTATTGATGATTATTTAACGACTTTGCCTCTTGAGGCCATTTTTGACTGAAAATCAGATTGGTTTCTGACTCTTTGGGGAACACATGAAAGACCGTGGTAGAAAAGCAGAGGCGAAATCTCGGGGCTAGAGTAGAAGCATGAAGGGACTTCTTGGCTGTCCTCAAGAGTACAGATGACCTGGAGACTTGCTGGCAGCTGAAATACAGACAGATGGTTTTCTTCATcgatttctgtgtttttcatgcTAAATTATAGACCAGTCAGTAAAGACcacaaaatattacatttattacaCTCTGCTGGGCTTTTGTATAGAAttcatatatagttatataaaattcaaatttcaagctccataaataaagttttatgggAAAATGCAAAGCTTGAAACATTTACTACCTGgctctttacagaaaaaaaaaattgaaattgctGGGACCCAACTTGTAGCATTTATATGAACATAGCCCAGATTACTCAAAACCTTGTATCAAAGCATTTTAGGACAAGTGCCCTAAATAATACAGTCTTTGCCAACACTGGCAGTCAAATGTGTACCTGAGAAATCTCCCTAGGAGTGACTTAGCACCTCAATACCATGCAGCCTTGGTCCTTCTGCATCACTCCCTAAGCTGATAGAGTGGAAGACAATGGCTCCCTCTGAGGCTACCTCCCATGTCCAGCTTCCCATAGCAGCCTGCTCCGGGCCTCCAGTATCTCAGGGCGCATTGGTATCAGGTGCCCATAGAACTGTGCTCTGAAGTGCACTGTCTTTCTTTGAGCTGCCTTTGTTAGTCaagacatttctttcttgttctctcttagAATAACATCTTAAATTGCCTTTGaacagtattttttatttttttgcaactATACATAAAAAGGGATTCCACCTACTTCCACTGAAGTGGTTGGGCTTTCTCTAAGCCTGACAAAAATAAGACTTTGCATCTCTGAACTAAAGGCCTTAGCCAGCCATGTGTATGGAGAGAGCAGCCATTAGAGTCATAGTCCCAGTGGAGGACACTGAATAATGTAAGTGGATGAGGCAGATGGAGAGTGTAATGATGTGGATGAGAAAACAAATATGGTCATTTTATACTTTTGgctatgaatattaaaatattatctacTCTAAATTTAATACAGAGTAGATAATATTTTGTCCCTATATACAGTTTGGAAAAGGTAACCTTAAAGTCAGATGTTGAGTTAGAAGCTCaacatttatgtaaataaaacttGTTGGTTATTAGTATAGAAATACACAGCCATGAAATGCTGTGTGTTTTGGACAGATTATTTATTGCACGTGGCTTTAGAAAACATAATGATTTCACTTGAATCATCAGATGTAGGACCCTCCAAAACCCCATGGATTGTACAAAAGGTACAATCCTGATTTGAAATTCAAATGTAAGTGCTACTTTTCTCTGAGCTTCAGGAGGAAACTCACTTTCTTTCCATTGCCATTTATGCATCAGGTGCCTCCATTTCAGCGCAGCACAGCGGTGGAGAGAGCAGGTGGTACAGGGAGCACTTtgaatgttaattatttttttcatttatttcactgTGAGGATTTGTTTTTATAATCAAGATGGAAACAATTAGAGATCTTGCCGCCTGAGTGTTTTACTACATTTGTTTTATGACATCTGCTTCAatgacgagagagagagagagagagagagagagagagagagagagagagagagagagagagagagagaagttgtaTCCTTTAACAATAGGAAGGGGTTCGGGTTGTCTATGTGCAGTTGCCTTATTTCAGCGTGAACTGCTGGGGTGAATAGTCCATTATCTAATGATAAATATGTTTGTTagaacttacattttattttagaagccACTCAATACATTTTCAGATTTGTTATAGTTCATTTGCCCCAATTTTAATTGAAGTTATATTGAAAACAACTGCAGATAGATAAGAAAGAATGGGGGGAAGCTATACggttttttgttctctctctccctctctctcacagcATCTCTGTGCAGCTCAAGTTGGCTCTTCAGACTGTGGGATCAAAGATGGGTTCCACTACACTTAGCTTTGTATATCTTCTTATTAAAGACATATTTCACAgaatattatttttgatttttttacatttagtttATCACTTAAATATTAATCATAATTAAACTGTTTACAGGTTATATACTTGTAAGAACAGTTCCTCAAGTCTGGGTGTGATaatatactcctttaatcccaacacttgggaggaagaggcagggcgATCTCTGAGTTCACCAGCCTCCTCTACACAGCAGTTGCAGGTCCatcagggttacatagtgagaccttgtcttaaaaaaatagtttaagtAACATTCAGGATTATGTAGTTcatcatatttttttatattaaccTACAATTTCAAGCTCAGGGAAGACTTGTCAAAATTACAGTCAATATTTCACATTCTGCcacatttctcttattttctgaTGAATAAAATACTGTAGAAACcgttatataattataaaacaaagttttcaaaaaaatcCAGTAATTAAGAGTACCTATAAGAGTAtgtgaaaaaaatatctttatctGCCAATCTCTTGCCTTTTGAAGAGGTAACCAGTAATTAGACTTTAAGATTGACAGTACAGAAAGCTATCTAAAAAATATCTTCCTACTTTGTCACAATGGATAAAGAGTAAACATTTCAGTTCAGTCATGACGAAAACGTAGGGTTGAGAGAAACACTGAGGATTTCCCGTAAGGAAACCAAAGATTGGCACTCGGGAGACAGCCAAGCCCTAACACCCGGAACTTGGTCTATGCTCTGTGGTTCCTGGTGCAGTAATGTTAGTGATCTTGAGATGGGCAGAACCAGGTATGCCCAGGTGAACCCAACATAATCACAAgcttgtgagagagagagacaggagagagtctGAGTAGGAGAAGACACTGTGTGGTTAGAAGCTCAGGAGGATAAGGCTGGCCGCCTTAAAGGTGGAGCAAAGAGATCATGAGACAGGTTTATAAATAGCTTGTATGTACCAAATCAGGTAAGGAAATGGGATCTTTCCTAAAGCCCCAACACCTTGGTTTTAGCTGTACGAGGCTTGTTTAAAACTCTGGCCTCCTTTAGATCTGTGGTAAATTGCAGGAGTAAGAGAATGCAAGTGTTATCTCTCAGTATGGTTTCTCCTAACTAAAAAGGCCAGAATTGTCTAAATTGTTAACTAACTACTAAaacttaatagatttttttttcaagaaaggaagagacCCAAAAATCCTTATTTTACTTGGGGatctgtatgatattttaaattagGCAGTGTATTCATTATTATGGCCTAGCTTCTCAGTGTCTTTGTCTGACAGTTGGAAGGGACAGCTCAAGTCCATTTATTCACTGCAGTCACAGTAAATGTTAGGATACAgaggaataagaggaggaggaggaagaaaaagagaaaaaaggataacggaagagagaggagaggaagaggaggaaaaagaggagaaagagaagaaagagtaaaaagaggag
The nucleotide sequence above comes from Mastomys coucha isolate ucsf_1 unplaced genomic scaffold, UCSF_Mcou_1 pScaffold15, whole genome shotgun sequence. Encoded proteins:
- the LOC116090667 gene encoding transcription elongation factor SPT4-A, translated to MALETVPKDLRHLRACLLCSLVKTIDQFEYDGCDNCDAYLQMKGNREMVYDCTSSSFDGIIAMMSPEDSWVSKWQRVSNFKPGVYAVSVTGRLPQGIVRELKSRGVAYKSRDTAIKT